Proteins from a genomic interval of Ictalurus furcatus strain D&B chromosome 2, Billie_1.0, whole genome shotgun sequence:
- the strada gene encoding STE20-related kinase adapter protein alpha isoform X1, with amino-acid sequence MGTFLPDSSVYELLTVIGHGLEDLMTVNLARYKPTGERVTIRRIDMESCTNDMVKYLQEEIHVSKLFHHPSILPYKSIFISENELWVITPFMAYGSARDLISTHFTHGLNELTIAYILLGVLRALEYIHHNGYVHRSVKASHILISADGQVYLSGLRSIFSLIRHGQRARVVHDFPQYSVKVLPWLSPEVLQQDLQGYDFRSDIYSLGITACELANGHVPFKDMPATQMLLEKLNGTIPCLLDSSTIPAEELGMKSSRSGADSGICEGPGAGGARPTNGEPNPYSRTFSHHFHNFVELCLQRDPEKRPYASALIGHSFFKQIKRRPCDALPELLRPVSPLGSFECVRPQDPPSALASLESGLSHLDVDDWDF; translated from the exons ATGGGAACCTTCTTACCTGACAGCAGTGTCTACGAGCTCCTCACCGTCATCG ggcacGGTCTGGAAGACCTGATGACCGTGAACTTGGCCCGATACAAACCCACCGGAGAACGCGTCACCATCCGAAGAATTGATATGGAGTCTTGCACCAATGACATGGTCAAATACCTGCAG GAAGAAATCCATGTCTCAAAGTTGTTCCACCATCCAAGCATCCTCCCATACAAGAGCATCTTCATCTCGGAGAACGAGTTATGGGTGATCACACCATTCATGGCCTACG GCTCAGCACGAGATTTGATCAGCACTCACTTCACACACGGTTTAAATGAGCTGACCATCGCGTACATTCTGCTTGGAGTTCTGCGGGCGCTGGAGTACATTCATCACAACGGCTATGTGCACCG GAGTGTGAAGGCGAGCCATATCCTGATCTCAGCGGATGGACAGGTGTACCTGTCGGGTCTGAGGAGCATCTTCAGTCTGATCCGACACGGGCAGAGAGCACGCGTGGTGCACGacttcccccagtacagtgttaaAGTGCTGCCCTGGCTCAGCCCTGAGGTGCTACAGCAG gATCTTCAAGGATACGATTTCCGCTCCGACATCTACAGTTTGGGAATTACGGCTTGTGAGCTGGCCAATGGCCATGTGCCATTTAAAGACATGCCTGCTACACAG ATGCTGTTGGAGAAGCTAAACGGTACAATCCCGTGTCTGTTGGACAGCTCCACCATCCCGGCGGAGGAGCTCGGTATGAAGTCTTCTCGCTCGGGGGCGGACTCTGGGATCTGCGAGGGCCCCGGGGCCGGCGGGGCGCGCCCCACCAACGGAGAGCCGAACCCCTACAGCAGGACGTTCAGCCACCACTTCCACAACTTCGTCGAGCTCTGCCTACAGAGGGACCCCGAGAAGAG ACCCTACGCTagcgctctgattggtcactCCTTCTTCAAGCAG ataaAGCGGCGTCCGTGCGATGCTCTGCCCGAACTGCTGCGTCCCGTCTCGCCTCTCGGCAGCTTCGAGTGCGTGCGGCCTCAGGATCCGCCCTCGGCGCTCGCCAGCCTGGAGTCCGGCCTCAGCCATCTGGACGTAGACGACTGGGACTTTTGA
- the strada gene encoding STE20-related kinase adapter protein alpha isoform X2: protein MSFLRWVSEKLSVESLRDLDLFGEQAQASPLRKAHEDSRESLSSLPHRDTMGTFLPDSSVYELLTVIGHGLEDLMTVNLARYKPTGERVTIRRIDMESCTNDMVKYLQEEIHVSKLFHHPSILPYKSIFISENELWVITPFMAYGSARDLISTHFTHGLNELTIAYILLGVLRALEYIHHNGYVHRSVKASHILISADGQVYLSGLRSIFSLIRHGQRARVVHDFPQYSVKVLPWLSPEVLQQDLQGYDFRSDIYSLGITACELANGHVPFKDMPATQMLLEKLNGTIPCLLDSSTIPAEELGMKSSRSGADSGICEGPGAGGARPTNGEPNPYSRTFSHHFHNFVELCLQRDPEKRPYASALIGHSFFKQIKRRPCDALPELLRPVSPLGSFECVRPQDPPSALASLESGLSHLDVDDWDF, encoded by the exons ATGTCTTTTTTG cgTTGGGTGTCGGAGAAACTGAGTGTGGAGAGTCTGAGGGATTTGGACTTATTCGGTG AGCAAGCTCAGGCAAGCCCACTCAGGAAA GCCCATGAGGACAGTCGTGAGTCTTTGAGCTCCCTCCCACACCGGGACACAATGGGAACCTTCTTACCTGACAGCAGTGTCTACGAGCTCCTCACCGTCATCG ggcacGGTCTGGAAGACCTGATGACCGTGAACTTGGCCCGATACAAACCCACCGGAGAACGCGTCACCATCCGAAGAATTGATATGGAGTCTTGCACCAATGACATGGTCAAATACCTGCAG GAAGAAATCCATGTCTCAAAGTTGTTCCACCATCCAAGCATCCTCCCATACAAGAGCATCTTCATCTCGGAGAACGAGTTATGGGTGATCACACCATTCATGGCCTACG GCTCAGCACGAGATTTGATCAGCACTCACTTCACACACGGTTTAAATGAGCTGACCATCGCGTACATTCTGCTTGGAGTTCTGCGGGCGCTGGAGTACATTCATCACAACGGCTATGTGCACCG GAGTGTGAAGGCGAGCCATATCCTGATCTCAGCGGATGGACAGGTGTACCTGTCGGGTCTGAGGAGCATCTTCAGTCTGATCCGACACGGGCAGAGAGCACGCGTGGTGCACGacttcccccagtacagtgttaaAGTGCTGCCCTGGCTCAGCCCTGAGGTGCTACAGCAG gATCTTCAAGGATACGATTTCCGCTCCGACATCTACAGTTTGGGAATTACGGCTTGTGAGCTGGCCAATGGCCATGTGCCATTTAAAGACATGCCTGCTACACAG ATGCTGTTGGAGAAGCTAAACGGTACAATCCCGTGTCTGTTGGACAGCTCCACCATCCCGGCGGAGGAGCTCGGTATGAAGTCTTCTCGCTCGGGGGCGGACTCTGGGATCTGCGAGGGCCCCGGGGCCGGCGGGGCGCGCCCCACCAACGGAGAGCCGAACCCCTACAGCAGGACGTTCAGCCACCACTTCCACAACTTCGTCGAGCTCTGCCTACAGAGGGACCCCGAGAAGAG ACCCTACGCTagcgctctgattggtcactCCTTCTTCAAGCAG ataaAGCGGCGTCCGTGCGATGCTCTGCCCGAACTGCTGCGTCCCGTCTCGCCTCTCGGCAGCTTCGAGTGCGTGCGGCCTCAGGATCCGCCCTCGGCGCTCGCCAGCCTGGAGTCCGGCCTCAGCCATCTGGACGTAGACGACTGGGACTTTTGA
- the ddx42 gene encoding ATP-dependent RNA helicase DDX42, with protein MNWSKGGPSGKRGFGFGGFSLSAGKKEEPRLNQQPHGAFGSVGAAGGYGKNQQLPAFYKIGTKRANFDEENAYFEDDEEESSTADLPYIPAENSPTRQQMQSGGGSGGGGGGGGGSDSDDDPLDAFMAEVENQAAKDMKKLEEKEKEKKLTKGIRDDIEEEDEQEAYFRYMAENPTAGLIQEEEEENVDYDSDGNPIPPTTKKIILPLPPIDHSEIDYPPFEKNFYNEHEELNSLTGAQVVELRHKLNLRVSGAAPPKPCTSFAHFGFDEQLMNQIRKSEYTQPTPIQCQGVPIALSGRDIIGIAKTGSGKTAAFIWPMLVHIMDQKDLEQGEGPIAVIVCPTRELCQQIHAECKRFGKAYGLRSVAVYGGGSMWEQAKALQEGAEIVVCTPGRLIDHVKKKATSLQRVTYLVFDEADRMFDMGFEYQVRSIASHVRPDRQTLLFSATFRKKIEKLARDILVDPIRVVQGDIGEANEDVTQLVELLPSGSDKWPWLTRRLVEFTSAGSVLIFVTKKANCEELATNLQQEGYSLGLLHGDMDQSERNKVISDFKKKSLPVLVATDVAARGLDIPSIRTVINYDIARDIDTHTHRIGRTGRAGEKGVAYTLLTNKDTSFAGDLVRNLEGANQSVPKGLMDLAMQNPWFRKSRFKSGKGKRLNVGGGGLGYRERPGLGSDSSERSTGSALGNYESYKPPTGAMGDRMAAMKQAFQAQYKNHFVAASGISPKLSAQSNSTSGWTSAGSLSSVPSGAPEGSRTPSSSSPMPPPPPAFSLGTKLAGFSSAVSDSYSSSSSSSSSSSSSSREDSRHDRSRHGDSHHRHSDRDRYGDRDRHGDRDRDRDRHSDSRNGDGGRRERDSWKGEREGGERAGGERAGGERASSHRGGEDSFAVPDPPKRKKSRWDS; from the exons ATGAACTGGAGCAAGGGAGGACCGAGTGGTAAACGAGGCTTTGGCTTTGGAGGGTTTTCTCTCTCCGCGGGTAAAAAAGAGGAGCCTCGGCTGAACCAGCAGCCCCACGGCGCGTTTGGAAGCGTAGGAGCCGCAGGAGGTTACGGCAAAAACCAGCAGCTGCCTGCGTTCTACAAGATCGGAACCAAACGCGCCAATTTCGACGAGGAAAATGC CTATtttgaggatgatgaggaggaatCGAGCACGGCCGATCTGCCTTATATCCCGGCGGAGAACTCTCCCACCAGGCAGCAGATGCAATCtggaggaggaagtggaggaggtggaggaggtggaggaggatcAGACAGTGATGACGACCCCCTCGATGCCTTTATGGCTGAGGTGGAG AACCAAGCAGCCAAGGACATGAAGAAACtggaggaaaaggaaaaagagaaaaagctgACCAA GGGTATTCGAGATGACATTGAAGAGGAAGATGAGCAA GAGGCTTATTTCCGTTACATGGCGGAGAACCCGACAGCCGGGCTGAtccaggaggaagaggaggagaacgTGGACTATGACAGTGACGGGAACCCCATCCCTCCTACCACTAAAAAGATCATCTTGCCACTTCCTCCTATTGATCACTCTGAG ATCGACTACCCTCCTTTCGAGAAGAACTTCTACAATGAGCATGAAGAGCTCAACAGCTTGACTGGAGCACAAGTGGTGGAGCTGAGACACAAACTCAACCTGAGG GTGTCCGGCGCCGCTCCTCCTAAGCCCTGCACTAGTTTCGCTCATTTTGGCTTTGACGAGCAGCTGATGAACCAGATCCGCAAGTCCGAGTACACTCAGCCTACGCCCATCCAGTGCCAG GGTGTCCCCATAGCCCTGAGCGGTAGAGACATCATCGGCATCGCCAAAACGGGTAGCGGCAAGACGGCCGCCTTCATCTGGCCGATGCTGGTGCACATCATGGACCAGAAGGACCTGGAGCAGGGAGAGGGACCCATCGCTGTGATCGTCTGCCCCACCAGAGAGCTCTGCCAGCAG ATCCACGCAGAGTGTAAGCGCTTCGGGAAGGCCTACGGCCTGCGCTCGGTGGCTGTGTACGGAGGGGGCAGCATGTGGGAACAGGCCAAGGCTCTACAGGAAGGGGCTGAGATTGTTGTTTGCACTCCG ggtcgcCTGATAGATCACGTGAAGAAGAAGGCGACGTCCCTGCAGAGAGTGACCTACCTGGTGTTTGATGAGGCTGATCGTATGTTTGATATGGGCTTTG AGTATCAGGTGAGATCCATCGCCAGCCACGTAaggccagacagacaga ctctGCTGTTCAGTGCCACGTTCAGGAAGAAGATTGAGAAGTTGGCACGGGACATTCTCGTTGACCCGATCCGTGTAGTGCAGGGAGACATTGGAGag GCGAATGAAGACGTGACACAGCTGGTGGAGTTGTTGCCGAGTGGCTCGGATAAGTGGCCGTGGCTGACACGGAGACTGGTGGAGTTCACCTCAGCTGGCTCCGTGCTCATTTTCGTGACTAAGAAGGCCAACTGTGAGGAGCTGGCCACCAACCTGCAGCAGGAGGGCTACAGCCTGGGACTGCTTCATGGAGACATGGACCAGAGCGAGAGGAACAAAGTCATCAGTGACTTCAAGAAGAAGAGCTTGCCTGTCCTGGTAGCCACTGATGTCGCAG CTCGTGGATTGGACATTCCTTCAATCCGTACTGTCATAAACTATGATATTGCCCGAGACAtcgacacacacacgcatcgcATTGGCCGGACAGGTCGCGCTGGAGAGAAGGGCGTGGCCTATACCCTGCTCACAAACAAAGACACCTCATTCGCCGGCGACCTTGTTCGTAATTTAGAGGGAGCGAATCAGAGTGTCCCGAAGGGTCTGATGGATTTGGCCATGCAG AATCCCTGGTTCAGAAAGTCCCGTTTTAAGAGTGGAAAGGGAAAGAGGCTGAATGTCGGAGGTGGGGGTCTCGGCTACAGGGAGAGACCGGGCCTTGGATCCGATTCCTCA GAGCGCAGTACTGGTTCTGCCCTTGGCAACTACGAGTCCTACAAACCCCCCACTGGAGCTATGGGAGATCGCATGGCTGCCATGAAGCAAGCCTTTCAG GCTCAGTACAAGAACCACTTTGTGGCAGCATCAGGTATCTCTCCCAAGCTCAGCGCCCAGTCGAACAGCACATCAGGTTGGACAAGTGCAGGCAGTCTGAGTTCTGTGCCGTCTGGAGCCCCTGAAGGAAGCCGTACGCCCTCATCTTCCTCCCCCATGCCCCCTCCTCCTCCAGCCTTCAGTTTGGGTACTAAGCTGGCCGGCTTCAGCAGCGCCGTGTCAGACtcttactcctcctcctcctcctcctcctcttcctcttcttcctcgtcCAGAGAGGATTCCCGCCATGACAGGAGCCGCCATGGAGACAGCCACCATCGCCACAGCGACAGGGATCGGTATGGTGACAGGGATCGCCATGGGGATCGTGACAGGGACCGAGATCGTCACAGCGACAGCCGTAACGGCGATGGTGGTCGCCGGGAGAGGGACAGTTGGAAGGGAGAAAGGGAGGGCGGGGAAAGGGCGGGCGGGGAAAGGGCGGGCGGGGAAAGGGCAAGCTCACACAGAGGAGGTGAGGACAGCTTTGCTGTTCCGGATCCACCAAAACGGAAGAAGAGCAGGTGGGACAGTTAG
- the LOC128602838 gene encoding zona pellucida sperm-binding protein 3 has translation MQRPVKKLIWRYPAAPQIPTPPAPVNFMRRSNAVPTQSVTARCNETAVYVEVRKDLFGTSAPLNIAALTLGGCAAKGVDVSSQVLVYESPLHGCNSKLTVTASELVYIFTLGIASVPLNSAPILRSPGAMVFIECHYPSFHNVSSSALLPAWIPYASAQAAEEHLVFSLRLMMDDWISERPSNYVFQLGELINIEASVVQFNHVPLRVFVDSCVATAVPDINALPRYSFIENHGCLIDAKLTHSSSRFMPQTQAAKLGFQLEAFKFQQVNSSWFYITCILKATAASAPADAEHKACSFSGNRWAAAYGADQVCSCCSSSCGLRKGRELSSEQGIYVNHVGVYVTCLCTL, from the exons ATGCAGAGGCCAGTAAAGAAACTGATTTGGCGTTATCCAGCAGCACCACAAATCCCAACCCCACCAGCACCAGTGAACTTCATGAGACGGTCTAATGCTGTTCCTACCCAGAGTGTAACAGCAAGGTGCAATGAGACTGCAGTGTATGTAGAGGTGAGAAAAGACCTGTTTGGTACTAGTGCACCCCTCAATATTGCTGCTCTCACACTGGGAGGCTGTGCTGCCAAAGGGGTGGATGTTTCTTCTCAAGTCCTTGTCTATGAATCACCATTGCATGGCTGCAACAGCAAGTTGACT GTGACTGCAAGTGAGCTAGTCTACATCTTCACCCTTGGTATTGCTTCAGTGCCCTTAAATAGTGCTCCCATTTTAAGAAGTCCTGGTGCTATGGTTTTCATTGAGTGTCACTATCCGAG CTTCCACAATGTGAGTAGCAGTGCTCTCCTGCCTGCTTGGATTCCATATGCTTCTGCCCAAGCTGCTGAGGAACATCTTGTTTTCTCCTTGAGGCTCATGATGG ATGACTGGATATCTGAAAGACCGTCCAACTACGTCTTCCAGCTGGGCGAGCTTATAAATATTGAGGCATCTGTGGTGCAGTTCAACCATGTGCCTCTGCGTGTCTTTGTAGACAGCTGTGTGGCTACTGCTGTCCCTGATATAAATGCACTTCCCAGATATTCCTTCATTGAGAACCATGG GTGCTTGATTGATGCCAAGCTTACTCACTCCAGTTCCCGCTTCATGCCCCAAACTCAAGCAGCTAAACTGGGGTTTCAGCTGGAGGCATTCAAGtttcagcaagtgaacagtaGCTGG TTCTATATTACATGCATCTTGAAGGCAACAGCAGCATCTGCCCCTGCTGATGCTGAGCACAAGGCTTGTTCCTTCTCAGGCAACAG ATGGGCTGCTGCATATGGTGCTGACCAGGTATGCAGTTGTTGCAGCAGCAGCTGTGGTTTGAGGAAGGGCCGTGAGCTGTCATCAGAGCAAGGTATTTACGTAAACCATGTTGGTGTCTATGTAACTTGTCTCTGCACTCTATGA